ttttcctttcttgtatgTCCAATCGATGCATCGAGAGTCAAATTTGGATTAGTTAGCCTTCTCGTTGATGCTCGACGGAGCCAAAACGAGAAAAGGCCGTCTAAAATTCTGCGGGTGCTTTTGTATTATCCCTACGTAACGGGGGGCTTTGTGAAGTGAGTGAGGGGCAGTTTGATATTAGCTGGCAAACGGTGAAAGCCTCGCGTATACGACGGGTCGCTTCCAATTTCCcactttgaacatttttctttccctcctaATTGAATTTTCACGTATGCATGGTTTACACCCTTtattccctttgttttttccccccATTTCCTTCTATAACCCAATTttcgaaaaaggaagaaaagaagaaaaataaaaagacacatCGATTCGGCAGACTCACAGGGTCCGGAATATACCATAGAGAAGTGCTTATTTGGAGTGATAGGatatctaaatattaaaaaTCGCCATTTTATCtaacagtttaaacttttaaaataatttgtagggatctcataaaatctcacatggagTCTTGTGATACCCGTCGAGCCCTTGCGAAGCTACTTGACTTAGCCagctcaatcttttttttttttccatgtttcaACAAGCTTTTCCACCGTCTTGAGCATTAGTCGATGTTGGGATGGAGATTTTCGCCTCAATTTGTAGCGTGGGTCTAGTTCGTTGCAATCCGATATCAAATAAGGCTAACCCTCTTCGTCTAAAAAGATTTCTTTCTTTCGGATTTAGCTTATTGTTCATCTTTTTTAGCTGGTTAAACGAATTAAACTTAGGCCTAGCTTAGTTACTTAATCATCGTAGGGTTTTCATTTCCGCACTTCCATCTCTTCCCAAGAtagttagggaaaatttcaaataaagagcCCAAAATGTTctcgttttcttaaataaggacatgaagtaaACATTATTATAAATAAGAGCTTGACTCACCAATTGATTAGAGGCATTTttgccattttattttttaatttttttctttatcatttcattttttattttttaaaatttaaaaaaaaaaactaaaaattaaaaagaaaagagaaacataaGCGGGAGGGTTGCCCTCCTGTCGGTgggtcgccggcgcctcggcGATGGCCAGCGAGGCCTTGCTAGAGTCAAGAGAGGGACCCCGTTGGccttaacttttattttttttatttcgatttaatttaactaaaaaataGGTTAAAATTTTTGGACTAAAAATGTCCTTGATCGGCCGGCGAGGTAAGGCCCCTTATTCGAAACAATCACGaccttatatttttatttgagaaaatgaaggcactctAAATTCCTACTTAAAATTTTTCTGGATAGCTTCGGCCTCTCGTTGTCGGGAATTCGAAAGAAGGCAGATTCTCTTTGGTCTCGTGCGCGCGCGCTCGTGTAAATTTAACGAAAGGAAAACACGTCTTTTATTATTAAGGAGGTCGGATCAAATCCTAAAACACGCTCTAACCTTGTTTAattatttgagtttttttttttttaaatgataaaaTCAGGTCATGTGTAAGGAGGCAGGCCTGGAACACATATATGGCATAATGGGCCAACAACTCTGTTCTAGGGAATTTTGTTGGCTGTGTTTTTGGTCAACACTGCGCTGCTCCAGAgaaacatttttatattaattaattaattaattaatttcaaatttttgatttccGAGGTTGCCCTTTGGTTTTGTCTCCACCATCCCCCACGCCCCCGTATATGAATACCCACATGGACAACAAGTCACATTAGGAAatcccgaaaataaaaaaataaaaaaaattcaaaaaaagaaaaggactcgTCCAATTAAAtcgattgcaattttttttgggggagggggaaaaaggtggaaaatatatgaaaattgggGGATTTTTAGGGAAAAACGGACAGGAACAAAAGTCTCCCTCGAAACAAAGACAACCCCTCGAAAAGAAATGTTTAATTTAATGTTTTTAATAAAAGTAATTTAATAATAATTGGTACGAAGAAAAGCgagggggggagggagagagagagaaaacatgaAAGGAGTGTCAAAACAGAAATTCTCCCACTGATTGCGCGTGACTATCACTTTCCAAATAAGAGCAAGTGACGACCCCGTCCCACGTTCCCCGAGTCTCGTACGTGGGGACTCCTGTTGATGCAATCCCCATCAACGTCCAATGATCCCCTCCCCCACTCCCACTCTCCCCGCGCGTCCCCGCGCGTGCTCGTCCCTCCCCCTCCTTTCCCTGCTGCCCTCCCAACACACACacacctcactctctctctctctctctttctctctctctccttccttccttccttccttcttcttcttccactccctctcttcccttctctctGCGAGactgcttcttctttctttgtttcttcttcccgTCAAGAAGCAGCTCAATTGACCCATCCCATCAACTGACCACCCACCACCCAAAGCCCCGCTAGATCGCCGGAGCCGGCCATGGACGCCCGCCGGAGACCGAGCTCCCGGCGACCGTACCCGCtctagcaacaacaacaacagaaaaaaaatgccAGCTCCGACACCCCTTTAAACCTCCCCCGACCCTCAAAGGCccgaaatttattttcttaccctcctccaagaagaaggaagagaggcAAGGACCGGGACGAGGACGACCCCCGTTTGGTTAAATGGCGGCCACCACAAACACCTCGCAGCCGCCGCCGGCGGCCCAGGTGGACTCGGTCTCGGTGTCGGCCTCGGCCGACGAGCTGACGGCCAAGGCCGTGAACAAGCGCTACGAGGGGCTCGTCATGGTACGGACCAAGGCCATCAAGGGGAAGGGCGCGTGGTACTGGGCGCACCTCGAGCCCATGCTCGTCCACAACGCCGACACCGGCCTCGCCAAGGCCGTGAAGCTCCGGTGCTCCCTCTGCGAGGCCGTCTTCTCCGCCTCCAACCCGTCGCGGACCGCCTCCGAGCACCTCAAGCGCGGCACCTGCCCCAACTTCGCCTCCGTCCCCAAGCCCATTTCCTCCATCTCCCCCTCCGGCACCCCCGTGGTCACCCCGCCGCAGCCGTCGTCCTCGGCGGCAGCTCCCGGCGGTGGCCACCGAAAGCGGAGCAGCTCCTCCGGCCGCTCGGTGCACTCCTACGATGCGTCCCCGCTCGCGATAGTGGATCCGACCCGGTTCTGCCCCGAGTTCAGCCCCTCGATGACTGTGGTCCCTCACCATCAgcatcatcagcagcagcacCACCATCAGCAACAGCATTTGGTCTTGTCGGGTGGGAAGGAGGATTTCGGGGCCTTGGCCATGTTGGAGGACAGCGTCAAGAAGCTCAAGAGCCCGAAAACCTCGCCGAGCCCGACCCTAAGCAAGACCCAGATTGACACCGCCCTCGATCTCTTGGTGGATTGGGTGTACGAGTCTTGCGGGTCCGTCTCGTTCTCGAGCTTCGAGCACCCCAAGTTCCGAGCTTTCCTCAACCAGGTGGGCTTGCCTGCGGTCTCGAGGAGGGATTTCACGGGTTCGAGGCTGGATGTCAAGTACGAGGAAGCTAAGGTCGAGTCGGAAGTGAGGATTAAGGACGCTATGTTCTTTCAGTTGGCGTCGGAAGGGTGGAAGTACCGGGATTATGGAGGGTTTAGCGAAGAGAATTTAGTGAATTTGACTGTTAATCTGCCTAATGGGACAAGTTTGTATAGGAGGGCACTGTTTGTTAGTGGCTCAGTGCCTTCTAAGTATGCAGAGGAGGTCTTATGGGAGACGGTGACTGGGATTTGCGGTAATGCAGTTCACCAGTGCGTCGGTATTGTCGCCGACAGGTTCAAGGCCAAGGCGTTACAGAATCTGGAGAATCAGAATCCGTGGATGGTCAATGTTTGCTGTCAGATTCAGGGATTGAGCAGCTTGATCAAGGACTTCAGCAGGGAGCTTCCTTTGTTCAAGAACGTCACCCAGAATTGCTTGAAGCTCGCTAAATTCATCAACAACAACGGCCAAATCAGGAAAAGCTTCCATAAGTATCAGATGCAGGAGTATGGCCACGCTGGGTTATTGAGAATTCCTTCGCACGGTTACGAAAATCTGACCTTTGGCATTGGGCCTGTTTACATAATGCTGGAAGACATATTGAATTCGTCTCGGGCATTGCAGTTAGTTTCGTTAGATGAGTCGTATAAGATGATATCCATGGAGGATCCTGTTGCGGGAGAAGTTGCTGAGATGATTCGGGAAATGGGGTTTTGGAATGAAGTGGAGGCAATGCACTCCTTGATCAAGCTAGTGAAGAGCATGGCAAGAGAGATTGAAACCGAGAGGCCATTGATTGGGCAATGCCTCCCGCTCTGGAATGATCTCCGTTCCAAAGTGAAAGGTTGGTGCTCGAAGTACCACATCGCAGAGGGACTAATCGAGAAAATAATCGATAGACGGTTCGATAAGAACTATCACCCGGCTTGGGCTGCAGCATTCGTTCTCGACCCCCTGTATTTGATCAGGGATACTAGTGGGAAGTACCTCCCTCCATTCAAATGCTTGACCCCCGAGCAAGAGAAGGATGTGGACAAGCTCATAACTCGGCTTGTGTCGAGGGAAGAGGCGCACATTGCCTTAATGGAGCTCATGAAGTGGAGGACGATGGGTCTCGATCCGGTATATGCGAAAGCGGTGCAGATGAAGGAGCGTGATCCTCTCACTGGAAAGATGAGGATTGTCAACCCTCAAAGCAGCCGGTTGGTGTGGGAAACTCACCTCACCGAGTTCAAGTCGCTCGGGAAAGTCGCGGTTAGGCTAATTTTCCTCCACGCGACTTCCTGCGGGTTCAAATGCAATTCGTCCTTCTTGAGATGGGTGTCCTCCCATGGGCACTCGAGGGAAGGAATCGAGAGGGCTCAAAAGCTGATTTTCATCGCCGCTCATTCCAAACTCGAGAGGAGGGATTTCTCGAGCGACGAAGATAAGGACGCGGAGCTATTTGCATTGGCAAATGGTGAGGATGATGTGCTAAATGAGGTTCTTGTTGATGCACCATCtgtgtaacattttttttttccttctttccttcccttttctttttagttaCACCTCCTTAGGATCTTGAAATTGTAGGATTTATTGAATTCTTTCCACTACCTCTTTTTCCTTCTGTGTAATTGTTCACCTAGAGAAGTTCTGGCAGTTGAGTGGGAGGAGAAAATGACATTGAATAGGGTATTGAGTTGAGCCTCTGTATTTCTCATATTGCATCAACgaaaaaattatggaaagtGGTTGCTTAGTTTTCTCCCCAACTTCTTGATTTTGGAGTTTCTATGTGCTTGCACTTGCGGGACAAAAAATTTCTCTGCTCTGTAAAAACAGAGAATGCTGCTCTGAGGGTTTGATCGACATGGGGATTGTTCTTGTGAATTTGTGGTTCCTTGAGTAATTCGGTCCTTCAACTCTCCTTTGGAGTGAAAATATTGTTTTCCCTGTTTGGATTCATCTGAATTTGAGGGTAAGTATCCAGTGAATTGTGATTGTGATACACTATGATCTCAAGGCTACATTTACCCAGTTCACCAGAATGGATGGTTTGTGTAGAAAAATCACTTCATTCTCCAACCTTGGGGGGAACATCATACTTTGCACCCTTCCCATGGCGATCCCTCCGACATTGAACCGATTCATGCGAATTCGCAAACTGGGAGGAGAGCTCACCGATTTCCCTCTGTGATTCAACTGGCTCATTCAATATCACGTGGACCACTTTCATAGGACAGATTGAAGGGGCTTTATCCCCATTTAGGCATCTTGCCGTGCCTGCGAAAGTTTGTCCCGCCCTGGTTTGGAAATCCATTCCAGAGTCAATGGAGATCTTATACTGGACTCAGGATTCCAGCGCACGAATCACGACCATTGTCTTTGCTTTGCTCAATGTTGCCTTGTGAGCCTGTGGCATCTTCTGTTATTTTCCTCCAGTCTGAGGCAAACAAACATAAGGGAAGGTTTCCTACATCAGagcccccccctctctctctctctctctctctctctctcg
The sequence above is drawn from the Rhodamnia argentea isolate NSW1041297 chromosome 9, ASM2092103v1, whole genome shotgun sequence genome and encodes:
- the LOC115736888 gene encoding uncharacterized protein LOC115736888, whose protein sequence is MAATTNTSQPPPAAQVDSVSVSASADELTAKAVNKRYEGLVMVRTKAIKGKGAWYWAHLEPMLVHNADTGLAKAVKLRCSLCEAVFSASNPSRTASEHLKRGTCPNFASVPKPISSISPSGTPVVTPPQPSSSAAAPGGGHRKRSSSSGRSVHSYDASPLAIVDPTRFCPEFSPSMTVVPHHQHHQQQHHHQQQHLVLSGGKEDFGALAMLEDSVKKLKSPKTSPSPTLSKTQIDTALDLLVDWVYESCGSVSFSSFEHPKFRAFLNQVGLPAVSRRDFTGSRLDVKYEEAKVESEVRIKDAMFFQLASEGWKYRDYGGFSEENLVNLTVNLPNGTSLYRRALFVSGSVPSKYAEEVLWETVTGICGNAVHQCVGIVADRFKAKALQNLENQNPWMVNVCCQIQGLSSLIKDFSRELPLFKNVTQNCLKLAKFINNNGQIRKSFHKYQMQEYGHAGLLRIPSHGYENLTFGIGPVYIMLEDILNSSRALQLVSLDESYKMISMEDPVAGEVAEMIREMGFWNEVEAMHSLIKLVKSMAREIETERPLIGQCLPLWNDLRSKVKGWCSKYHIAEGLIEKIIDRRFDKNYHPAWAAAFVLDPLYLIRDTSGKYLPPFKCLTPEQEKDVDKLITRLVSREEAHIALMELMKWRTMGLDPVYAKAVQMKERDPLTGKMRIVNPQSSRLVWETHLTEFKSLGKVAVRLIFLHATSCGFKCNSSFLRWVSSHGHSREGIERAQKLIFIAAHSKLERRDFSSDEDKDAELFALANGEDDVLNEVLVDAPSV